TTTACCGGTTTGAATATAAAGTTTATCTTCAAAAATATTAACTGTACCGAAAGGACGGACTCTTGGCTGATCTCCTTCCACTGTAGCCAGATAATAAGTTTCGCATTTTTTAAGAAAATCATAAACTTTCTTCATAGATTTCACCCCCTTATTTTTTATATTTTATTTATAATTTTAACATTAAATTACCATTAATTAAACAGGAATAATAACAAAAATAAATATTTATATTCTTTTATAATGTTTTTTGTAATACTATGTTAAAATATACATACAAACTGAACATTAGGAGAGAAAAATGGAAAAGATAGCAAGTTTTATGGTTGATCATACAAAATTGGAACCCGGTATTTATTTATCAAGAGAAGACAGGGGAGTTATAACATATGATTTAAGGTTTATAAAACCAAATACACCTCCTTTTTTATCAAATAAAGCACTTCATACAATAGAGCACTTATGTGCGACTTATTTAAGAAATTCAAAGTTTAGTGAAAATGTAATATATTTCGGACCTATGGGGTGCAGAACAGGGTTTTATCTTTTAACTTTGGGACTTACACATAAAGAAGTAATAGGCCTAGTGAAAAAAACAATAAGTGATCTCAGCGATTATGAAGGCCCTATTCCGGGACAGTCGGAAATAGAATGCGGAAATTATAAAGAACTCGACTTACAAGAAGCAAAGAAAGAATTAATAAAATATAACGATGTTATCAAAGATTTAACTGAAAATGATATTTATTACAAATAAACTAAATCCCACTATAGTGGGATTATTTTTTTAAGGAGATTTAAAATGTTTAAAATAGGAGAATTCTCTAAATTGACACAAGTATCCGTTAGAATGCTTAGATATTATGATGAAGTAGGTTTATTGAAACCTATGAATGTAGATAAATTTACAAACTACAGATCATATTCTGTAGAACAAATACAAACACTTCAAAAAATATTACTGTTAAGAGATATGAATTTCCCGGTAAAAGAAATAAAAGAAATCTTAAATAAGGAGAATGAACAGGTTTTTATTGATGAACTAAATAGTAAAAAGAAAAATATATATGATGAAATTTATGAGCTTGAAGAAAAAATAAATAAAATTGATACTGCTTTAAAAGATATAAATCAAAATAAATTTGATATAAATTCAAATATAATTATAAAGAAAATCCCAAGTTATAATATGCTCATACTCAGAAAGAAAATAAAAACATATTTTCATGAAAGTGAATTA
The DNA window shown above is from Anaerofustis stercorihominis DSM 17244 and carries:
- a CDS encoding S-ribosylhomocysteine lyase, giving the protein MEKIASFMVDHTKLEPGIYLSREDRGVITYDLRFIKPNTPPFLSNKALHTIEHLCATYLRNSKFSENVIYFGPMGCRTGFYLLTLGLTHKEVIGLVKKTISDLSDYEGPIPGQSEIECGNYKELDLQEAKKELIKYNDVIKDLTENDIYYK
- a CDS encoding MerR family transcriptional regulator; this translates as MFKIGEFSKLTQVSVRMLRYYDEVGLLKPMNVDKFTNYRSYSVEQIQTLQKILLLRDMNFPVKEIKEILNKENEQVFIDELNSKKKNIYDEIYELEEKINKIDTALKDINQNKFDINSNIIIKKIPSYNMLILRKKIKTYFHESELWKELTDYITKNNIKIQKDPKYITFFYDEEHKDNNVDTAVGVSVNRLNQNDGNFKYIQSEEIKNMASIMVYGDFSNIGKYYYNFAKWLENHNYYKIKNPTRQICHIGPFNNSEPDKYLTELQIPLIKNS